In Sphingobacterium thalpophilum, a genomic segment contains:
- a CDS encoding branched-chain amino acid transaminase, with protein MKYYDKNTLIYLDGAFVKASEAALDPFAQSLHYGYAVFDGLRAYNTHNGPRIFKADMHFDRLKRSCEAVNIPYRWSNRELIDICYELLANNNLREAYIRPLVLTGSNMHLTSSTEATIMMAAWEWGPYLGQNLLKVCISDIKRPNPKSFKIDSKISGQYVNSILATTEAIRKGYDEALMLDHEGYVAQASSENIFIEKDFKIYTPPVKNIFPGITRQTVKNICKKLNFEVIEKQLTVEDIYTADSAFLCGTAAEIIGIKQVDDVIYKEVWEHSIGASIQRRYKNLVLENENYEVII; from the coding sequence ATGAAATATTACGATAAAAACACGTTGATCTATTTAGATGGAGCTTTTGTAAAAGCTTCCGAAGCTGCATTGGATCCCTTTGCACAGTCACTGCATTATGGGTATGCGGTGTTCGATGGTTTACGTGCGTATAATACCCACAATGGGCCACGTATCTTTAAAGCTGACATGCATTTCGATCGCTTAAAGAGATCGTGTGAAGCCGTTAATATTCCCTATCGTTGGAGCAACCGAGAGCTGATCGACATCTGTTATGAGCTCTTGGCCAACAACAACCTAAGAGAAGCTTATATACGTCCATTGGTATTGACCGGTTCAAATATGCACCTAACCTCATCAACCGAAGCAACCATCATGATGGCAGCATGGGAATGGGGGCCATATCTTGGTCAAAACCTATTAAAGGTATGTATCTCTGATATCAAAAGACCTAATCCAAAGTCGTTTAAAATTGACTCGAAGATCTCTGGGCAATATGTAAACTCCATCCTTGCGACAACAGAAGCCATCAGGAAGGGTTACGACGAAGCGTTAATGCTCGACCACGAAGGCTACGTCGCCCAAGCATCCAGTGAAAATATTTTCATCGAAAAGGATTTCAAAATCTATACGCCGCCAGTGAAGAATATCTTCCCGGGCATTACACGTCAGACTGTAAAAAACATCTGTAAAAAATTAAACTTTGAAGTCATTGAAAAGCAATTGACGGTAGAAGATATTTACACTGCTGACAGCGCTTTTTTATGCGGGACTGCGGCAGAAATTATCGGAATCAAACAAGTCGATGATGTCATCTACAAAGAAGTCTGGGAACACAGCATAGGTGCATCAATCCAAAGAAGATATAAAAATTTAGTATTAGAGAACGAAAATTATGAAGTCATCATCTAA
- the atpC gene encoding ATP synthase F1 subunit epsilon translates to MKLTIITPDKLAFEGEVTSVTVPGTAGSFQILKDHAAIVSTLEDGKVIIQQGKGEQEVFIKGGVVEAKDNVITVLAEGIIGD, encoded by the coding sequence ATGAAATTAACAATTATCACTCCAGACAAATTAGCATTCGAAGGCGAAGTAACTTCTGTTACTGTACCGGGCACTGCGGGTTCTTTTCAAATTTTGAAAGACCACGCTGCCATTGTTTCTACTTTGGAAGATGGAAAAGTAATTATTCAACAAGGTAAAGGTGAACAAGAAGTGTTCATTAAAGGTGGTGTTGTGGAAGCAAAAGACAATGTCATTACCGTGCTTGCTGAAGGAATTATCGGAGATTAA
- the atpD gene encoding F0F1 ATP synthase subunit beta: protein MPKIGKIAQIIGPVVDVNFADSENLPKIYDALYIQKENGQRVVLEVQQHLGQDRVRTIAMDATEGLVRGMEVVDTGAPIKMPVGEEIKGRVFNVVGDAIDGIQNLNKENGRPIHNVPPKFEDLSTESEVLFTGIKVIDLLEPYAKGGKIGLFGGAGVGKTVLIQELINNIAKGHGGLSVFAGVGERTREGNDLLREMLESGIIKYGEHFMEGMEKGEWPLDTVDHELMKDSKCTFVFGQMNEPPGARARVALSGLTVAEYFRDGDGEGQGRDVLFFIDNIFRFTQAGSEVSALLGRMPSAVGYQPTLATEMGLMQERITSTKNGSITSVQAVYVPADDLTDPAPATTFAHLDATTVLSRKIAELGIYPAVDPLDSTSRILSPAVLGNEHYNTAQRVKEILQRYKELQDIIAILGMDELSEEDKQTVHRARRVQRFLSQPFHVAEQFTGLKGVLVDIKDTIKGFNMIIDGEVDEYPEAAFNLVGNIDDAIEKGKKLLAEAV, encoded by the coding sequence ATGCCCAAGATTGGTAAAATAGCGCAGATTATCGGCCCAGTTGTTGACGTCAACTTCGCCGACAGTGAAAATCTACCTAAAATTTACGATGCATTGTACATTCAAAAAGAAAATGGACAACGTGTTGTATTAGAAGTTCAACAACACTTAGGTCAGGATCGTGTACGTACAATTGCCATGGACGCAACTGAAGGTTTAGTTCGCGGAATGGAAGTTGTCGATACTGGTGCTCCTATCAAAATGCCTGTTGGTGAAGAAATCAAAGGTCGTGTATTCAATGTAGTTGGTGATGCCATAGACGGGATCCAAAATTTGAATAAAGAGAATGGTCGTCCTATCCACAACGTACCTCCTAAATTCGAAGATTTGTCAACTGAATCCGAAGTACTTTTTACTGGTATCAAAGTTATTGACCTTTTAGAGCCATATGCTAAAGGTGGTAAAATTGGTTTATTCGGTGGTGCCGGTGTAGGTAAAACTGTATTAATCCAAGAATTAATCAACAATATCGCAAAAGGTCACGGTGGTCTTTCTGTATTCGCCGGTGTAGGTGAACGTACACGTGAAGGTAATGACTTATTGCGCGAGATGTTGGAGTCTGGTATCATCAAATATGGTGAGCACTTTATGGAAGGCATGGAAAAAGGCGAATGGCCTTTGGATACTGTTGACCACGAATTGATGAAAGATTCTAAATGTACTTTCGTATTCGGTCAAATGAACGAGCCTCCTGGTGCACGTGCGCGTGTTGCTTTATCAGGTTTGACAGTTGCGGAATACTTCCGTGACGGTGATGGCGAAGGTCAAGGCCGTGACGTATTATTCTTCATCGATAATATCTTCCGTTTTACACAAGCGGGTTCTGAAGTATCTGCCCTATTGGGTCGTATGCCTTCAGCCGTAGGTTACCAACCAACATTGGCAACTGAAATGGGTTTAATGCAAGAGCGTATCACTTCAACTAAAAACGGATCAATCACTTCGGTTCAAGCTGTATATGTACCTGCCGATGACTTAACTGACCCTGCTCCAGCGACAACTTTCGCTCACTTGGACGCAACTACAGTATTGTCTCGTAAAATCGCTGAGCTAGGTATCTACCCTGCTGTGGATCCTTTGGATTCTACATCACGTATCCTTTCTCCTGCCGTTTTAGGTAACGAACACTATAATACTGCACAACGTGTAAAAGAAATTCTTCAACGTTATAAAGAATTGCAAGATATCATCGCCATCTTAGGTATGGACGAATTATCTGAAGAAGATAAACAAACTGTACACCGCGCACGTCGTGTACAACGTTTCTTATCTCAACCTTTCCACGTTGCAGAACAATTTACAGGTTTAAAAGGTGTATTGGTAGACATCAAAGATACCATTAAAGGGTTCAATATGATCATTGACGGGGAAGTAGATGAGTACCCTGAAGCTGCCTTCAACTTAGTAGGTAACATCGATGATGCTATCGAAAAAGGTAAAAAATTATTAGCAGAAGCAGTTTAA
- a CDS encoding NrtR DNA-binding winged helix domain-containing protein, with amino-acid sequence MEYYKKDSGILLAVDCIIFGFNGESLEVLLIKRDFEPERNKWSLMGGFVQSDESPEEAASRVLKQLTGLENVYMEQCSVFGEPKREPSDRVVSICYFALIDTQQYQHILSDDYEAQWFPLQEHPTLIFDHDQMIASAQHRLRMKAALYPILFELLPEKFTIPQIAALYEGVYNIELDKRNFSRKLLSSDLIIKLEEKDKENSKKGAYYFKLNTAIYKEKIMSFLRYLPSWSIES; translated from the coding sequence ATGGAATATTATAAAAAAGATTCAGGGATCCTTTTGGCAGTAGACTGTATCATATTTGGATTTAACGGCGAATCCCTTGAAGTACTTTTAATTAAACGTGATTTCGAACCCGAACGAAATAAATGGAGTCTGATGGGTGGTTTCGTTCAATCTGACGAAAGTCCGGAAGAGGCGGCGAGCCGGGTGCTCAAACAGTTAACAGGGCTTGAAAATGTATACATGGAGCAATGTAGTGTATTCGGTGAACCTAAGCGTGAACCTAGCGACCGGGTTGTCAGTATCTGTTATTTTGCGCTGATCGATACGCAGCAATATCAACATATCCTCAGTGACGATTACGAAGCCCAATGGTTTCCGTTACAGGAGCACCCAACACTGATCTTCGATCATGATCAGATGATCGCTTCTGCACAGCACCGTCTACGCATGAAAGCAGCTTTGTATCCGATATTATTTGAATTGCTGCCTGAGAAATTCACGATTCCCCAGATTGCAGCACTCTATGAGGGTGTTTACAATATCGAGTTGGATAAGCGCAATTTCAGCCGAAAACTGCTTTCTTCAGACCTCATCATCAAACTGGAAGAAAAAGACAAGGAAAACTCAAAAAAAGGAGCCTACTATTTCAAACTAAATACGGCAATCTATAAGGAAAAGATCATGTCCTTTTTACGGTATTTGCCAAGTTGGTCGATCGAATCATAA
- a CDS encoding ribulokinase encodes MNKSYVIGVDYGSDSVRSVLVDANNGEEIASSVFYYPRWKRGAYCDAALSQFRQHPLDYIEGLEATIKDCLLKSEIDNIGKAVKAISVDTTGSTPVAVNAAGVPLALLDEFKDNPNAMFVLWKDHTAVREAKEINLHNQNSSVDYLKYVGGVYSSEWFWAKLLHIFRADEKVRAATYSWVEHCDYIPFLLTGGKQVSAMKRGVCSAGHKSLWAEEFDGLPPNSFFSTLDPLLDGLVDRLFSETYTADQSAGQLSEEWAQRLGLTTSVVVGVGAFDCHMGAVGGQIEPYYLSKVMGTSTCDMLVAPKEEVQHTLVRGICGQVDGSIIPGMIGMEAGQSAFGDAYAWLKQVLLWPTKNLIQDIEEIEAHTREQLMATLEEKLLFSLSEQAALLPVTATSELALDWLNGRRTPDADQSLKGAITGLHLGTDAPRIFRAIVEATCFGAKAIVDRFVEQGIPVKGLIGLGGVAKKSPFIMQMMANVMNMPIRIHKSEQTCAIGAAMFAATAAGLYDRVEDAMKAMGQGFERTYIPEEKWVTIYAERYEHYKALGAFIEGKESLAITV; translated from the coding sequence ATGAATAAATCGTATGTCATTGGGGTGGACTATGGAAGTGATTCGGTCCGTTCGGTATTGGTTGATGCTAACAATGGCGAGGAGATCGCTTCTTCTGTATTTTACTACCCGCGATGGAAAAGAGGGGCGTATTGTGATGCTGCTTTAAGTCAGTTTAGGCAGCACCCCTTGGATTATATCGAAGGCTTGGAAGCGACAATTAAAGATTGCTTGCTCAAATCGGAAATCGACAATATTGGCAAAGCTGTAAAAGCAATTTCCGTGGATACGACGGGATCTACTCCAGTTGCTGTCAACGCAGCCGGCGTTCCATTGGCGCTGTTGGACGAGTTTAAAGACAACCCCAATGCCATGTTTGTCTTATGGAAAGATCATACAGCCGTTAGAGAGGCCAAAGAAATTAACCTGCACAATCAAAATAGTTCGGTGGATTATTTGAAGTATGTGGGCGGAGTATACTCTTCGGAATGGTTCTGGGCCAAATTACTTCATATTTTTAGAGCAGATGAAAAAGTCCGTGCCGCCACATATAGCTGGGTTGAGCATTGCGATTATATTCCATTTCTATTGACGGGAGGAAAACAGGTGTCTGCGATGAAGCGTGGGGTTTGTTCAGCGGGGCATAAATCGCTTTGGGCCGAAGAATTTGATGGCCTACCGCCAAATTCTTTCTTTTCAACACTTGATCCATTGCTGGATGGTTTGGTTGATCGTTTGTTTTCCGAAACATACACTGCTGATCAATCTGCTGGTCAGCTTTCGGAAGAATGGGCGCAACGATTAGGTCTTACAACCTCGGTCGTTGTCGGAGTAGGTGCATTTGACTGTCATATGGGGGCAGTAGGGGGACAAATAGAGCCATATTATCTGAGTAAGGTAATGGGGACATCGACCTGCGATATGCTAGTTGCCCCAAAGGAGGAGGTTCAGCATACGTTGGTCAGGGGAATCTGTGGTCAGGTAGACGGTTCGATTATACCGGGAATGATCGGTATGGAAGCTGGGCAATCGGCATTTGGAGATGCTTACGCTTGGCTGAAACAGGTGTTACTGTGGCCAACGAAAAATTTGATACAAGATATTGAAGAGATCGAAGCGCATACGCGTGAACAGTTGATGGCAACCCTGGAGGAGAAACTCTTGTTCAGCCTAAGTGAGCAGGCTGCATTACTTCCCGTAACGGCAACATCTGAATTAGCATTGGACTGGCTCAATGGTCGTCGAACTCCGGATGCGGATCAATCCTTGAAAGGAGCTATAACAGGTTTGCACCTCGGAACAGATGCCCCTCGGATCTTCAGAGCAATTGTCGAAGCGACTTGTTTTGGCGCAAAGGCTATTGTTGACCGTTTCGTGGAGCAGGGTATTCCGGTAAAAGGCTTGATCGGTTTAGGTGGAGTTGCAAAGAAATCCCCCTTTATTATGCAAATGATGGCCAATGTGATGAATATGCCTATTCGTATTCATAAAAGTGAACAGACTTGTGCCATTGGCGCAGCAATGTTCGCCGCAACAGCGGCTGGTTTATATGACCGGGTCGAGGATGCCATGAAGGCAATGGGGCAAGGTTTTGAACGAACCTATATACCAGAGGAAAAATGGGTAACCATCTACGCCGAACGCTACGAACATTACAAGGCTTTGGGAGCTTTCATCGAAGGAAAGGAATCGCTCGCCATTACTGTTTAA
- a CDS encoding L-ribulose-5-phosphate 4-epimerase gives MYNSIKEEAYHCNMQLPQLGLVLFTFGNVSVVDRRKEVFAIKPSGVPYEELSPEHMVIVDFDGQVVEGNLRPSSDTKTHALLYKHWKEIGGITHTHSTYATAWAQAQRDIPIFGTTHADHLTVDIPCAPPMHDEMIAGNYEHETGFQIINHFAENKLDYKEVEMILVGNHAPFAWGKTGTKSVYNSAVLEQVAKMAWLTEQINPNAPRLKPALIKKHYERKHGANAYYGQ, from the coding sequence ATGTATAATTCAATTAAAGAAGAAGCCTACCATTGCAATATGCAATTGCCCCAGCTGGGATTGGTGCTTTTTACATTTGGAAATGTGAGTGTTGTCGATCGCCGTAAGGAAGTGTTTGCGATTAAACCAAGTGGAGTTCCATATGAAGAGCTTTCACCGGAACATATGGTGATTGTAGACTTTGATGGTCAGGTGGTTGAGGGGAATCTTCGGCCATCATCAGATACGAAAACTCACGCGCTACTGTATAAACATTGGAAGGAAATCGGTGGGATCACCCACACGCACTCCACCTATGCGACAGCATGGGCACAGGCGCAACGGGATATTCCCATTTTCGGAACGACACATGCAGATCATTTGACCGTCGATATTCCCTGTGCTCCACCAATGCACGATGAGATGATCGCCGGAAACTACGAGCATGAAACGGGGTTTCAGATTATCAATCACTTTGCCGAAAATAAGCTGGATTATAAAGAGGTGGAAATGATTCTGGTTGGTAACCACGCGCCGTTTGCCTGGGGTAAAACTGGAACAAAGTCTGTTTATAACAGTGCAGTATTGGAACAGGTTGCTAAAATGGCTTGGTTGACAGAACAAATCAATCCGAATGCGCCTCGATTAAAGCCTGCACTGATCAAAAAGCATTACGAAAGGAAGCATGGGGCCAACGCCTATTATGGTCAATAA
- the araA gene encoding L-arabinose isomerase, translated as MNINLKELEVWFVVGSQDLYGEETLRQVALHAEEIANYLDTQAAIPVAVKYKPIVKNTDEIYATLAAANNEKNCIGVITWMHTFSPAKMWIRGLKALQKPLLHLHTQYNQDIPWNSIDMDFMNLNQSAHGDREFGHIVSRLKIGRKVVTGHWQDAEVLERINVWARAAAGWHDWQGAKFARFGDNMRYVAVTDGDKVEAEAQFGFAVNTYAISDLVAVINASTEAEIAALLAEYEATYELAENVKADGEYRANLIEAAKIEIGLRKFLEQGNFKGFTDTFEDLHGMVQLPGLAVQRLMAEGYGFAGEGDWKTPALVRACKVMGAGLAGTTAFMEDYTYHFDPQNPMVLGSHMLEVDPALATGKPRIEVHPLGIGGKADPARLVFNGQSGDALNASLVDMGTRFRLIVNKVQGVAVEEELPKLPVARVLWKPLPDMKTGCSSWIVAGGAHHTAYSLSLTPEYLEDFARIAGLEYVLIDEDTTVAKLEDQLKWNELYYLLSK; from the coding sequence ATGAATATCAATTTAAAAGAGCTTGAGGTCTGGTTTGTCGTGGGAAGCCAAGACCTATATGGTGAAGAAACCTTGCGACAAGTTGCCCTACATGCTGAGGAAATAGCCAATTATTTAGATACCCAAGCAGCGATTCCAGTAGCGGTAAAATATAAACCGATCGTAAAAAATACGGACGAGATTTATGCAACATTGGCAGCCGCCAACAATGAGAAAAACTGTATTGGCGTTATTACCTGGATGCATACATTTTCACCTGCAAAGATGTGGATCCGAGGATTAAAAGCTTTGCAAAAGCCATTGTTGCATCTGCATACGCAGTATAACCAGGATATTCCATGGAATAGTATCGATATGGATTTTATGAATCTCAACCAGAGTGCGCATGGGGATCGCGAATTTGGACATATCGTTAGCCGCTTAAAAATAGGTCGTAAAGTCGTTACCGGGCATTGGCAAGATGCGGAAGTGTTGGAACGGATTAATGTTTGGGCACGTGCAGCAGCCGGATGGCACGACTGGCAGGGGGCTAAATTTGCACGATTTGGCGATAACATGCGTTATGTGGCTGTTACGGACGGCGATAAAGTAGAGGCAGAGGCGCAATTTGGTTTCGCTGTAAACACCTATGCCATTAGTGATTTGGTAGCGGTTATCAATGCGAGTACGGAAGCGGAAATCGCGGCATTATTAGCGGAGTACGAAGCGACTTATGAACTTGCCGAAAACGTGAAAGCTGACGGTGAATATCGTGCTAACCTCATCGAAGCTGCTAAAATAGAAATTGGCCTACGGAAATTTTTGGAACAAGGAAACTTTAAAGGTTTTACGGATACTTTTGAGGATCTGCATGGGATGGTACAACTTCCGGGCTTGGCAGTACAGCGTTTAATGGCTGAGGGGTATGGTTTTGCCGGCGAAGGGGATTGGAAGACTCCGGCTTTGGTGCGCGCTTGCAAAGTAATGGGTGCAGGATTAGCTGGAACAACCGCATTTATGGAGGACTACACTTACCATTTTGATCCGCAGAATCCCATGGTACTTGGCTCGCATATGTTAGAAGTAGACCCCGCTTTAGCAACTGGAAAACCGCGTATAGAAGTACATCCGCTAGGAATTGGCGGCAAGGCGGATCCTGCCCGTTTGGTTTTCAATGGCCAGAGCGGAGATGCATTGAATGCCTCTTTGGTCGATATGGGAACGCGTTTTCGTTTGATCGTGAATAAAGTACAAGGTGTTGCTGTGGAAGAAGAGTTACCTAAGCTTCCTGTTGCGCGTGTGTTATGGAAACCGCTGCCAGATATGAAAACAGGCTGTAGTTCCTGGATTGTGGCAGGGGGGGCGCACCATACAGCCTACAGCTTGAGCTTAACACCCGAATACCTGGAAGATTTTGCACGTATTGCCGGACTGGAATATGTATTGATTGACGAGGATACTACGGTAGCGAAACTCGAAGATCAATTGAAATGGAATGAACTATATTATTTACTGAGTAAATAA
- a CDS encoding sodium:solute symporter family transporter — protein sequence MEKFATVDYIIFVIYFFIVAGYGYWIYRKKTNSLSSSKDYFLAEGSLTWWAIGSSLIASNISAEQFIGMSGNGFEVGIAVAAYELIAAVALIIVAVWFIPVYLKNKIFTMPQFLNNRYNETTSLIMAIFWLFLYVFVNLTSILYLGAIAISSMAGGGDSFHIITVALAVFAVIITLGGMRVIGFTDVIQVVVLIIGGIATTYVALTLVSEHFGLGQDALAGFNKLMEDSPEHFNLFVDKPGPGASQEDINKYLMLPGIGMYLAGIWIVNLNYWGCNQYITQRALGADLKTARTGILFAGFLKLFMPIIVMLPGIAAYVLYKNGALQHEMAPGGVFHADNAYSAILGYLPNGMKGLALAALTAAIVAGLAGKANSIATIFTLDIFKKYINKDASEAKMVWVGKITIVISILLSVLFTWNDALGIGGAGGFTFIQKYTGFISPGVFAMFLLGMFWKRTTGAAAITGLVTGFALSVFFNEFATKVFGPETWIYTAYLNKAGVYEIPFQICMGLAFVFTMIAMIAVSLFGPKVNPKAFVLDRSMFKVEPSVLALIVVTLLLVTAIYVRFW from the coding sequence ATGGAAAAATTTGCAACGGTAGATTACATCATCTTCGTAATTTACTTCTTTATTGTAGCCGGTTATGGCTACTGGATTTATCGTAAAAAGACGAATAGTTTAAGCAGTAGCAAGGACTACTTTCTGGCGGAGGGATCATTGACTTGGTGGGCCATAGGTTCTTCGTTGATCGCATCGAATATTTCTGCTGAGCAGTTTATTGGTATGAGCGGTAATGGATTTGAGGTCGGTATTGCTGTAGCCGCTTATGAGCTCATTGCTGCGGTAGCGCTAATTATTGTTGCGGTTTGGTTTATTCCAGTTTATCTGAAAAACAAGATTTTCACGATGCCCCAGTTTTTGAACAACCGATACAATGAAACGACGAGTCTCATTATGGCAATCTTTTGGTTGTTTTTGTACGTTTTTGTCAATCTGACCTCCATTTTGTATCTCGGGGCAATCGCCATTTCGAGTATGGCCGGAGGTGGTGACAGCTTCCACATCATTACAGTTGCTCTAGCCGTATTTGCCGTTATCATCACTTTGGGCGGAATGCGTGTTATTGGCTTTACAGATGTTATTCAGGTTGTTGTATTAATTATTGGTGGTATAGCGACGACCTATGTGGCATTGACCTTGGTCAGTGAACATTTTGGTTTGGGACAAGACGCCTTAGCGGGATTCAATAAACTGATGGAAGATTCGCCGGAGCATTTTAACCTATTTGTCGATAAACCAGGGCCGGGTGCCAGTCAGGAAGATATTAATAAATATCTGATGTTGCCTGGAATAGGGATGTACCTTGCCGGGATCTGGATTGTCAACCTAAATTACTGGGGTTGTAACCAATACATCACACAACGCGCTTTGGGAGCTGATTTAAAGACCGCACGTACAGGGATTCTTTTTGCAGGATTTCTAAAATTGTTTATGCCGATTATCGTCATGCTTCCAGGAATAGCTGCTTATGTGCTTTATAAAAATGGCGCGTTACAACACGAAATGGCTCCTGGAGGGGTGTTTCATGCCGATAATGCGTACTCGGCAATATTGGGCTATCTGCCAAATGGAATGAAAGGATTAGCACTGGCGGCGCTTACGGCGGCTATTGTGGCCGGATTGGCCGGAAAGGCAAATAGTATCGCAACGATCTTTACACTGGATATCTTTAAAAAATACATCAATAAAGATGCGAGCGAAGCAAAAATGGTCTGGGTTGGAAAGATAACAATTGTGATCTCTATTCTACTTTCTGTTTTATTTACCTGGAATGATGCACTGGGCATCGGTGGCGCCGGAGGATTTACTTTTATCCAAAAATATACAGGCTTTATCAGTCCGGGTGTTTTTGCGATGTTTTTGCTCGGTATGTTCTGGAAAAGGACTACGGGTGCAGCCGCCATTACTGGCCTGGTTACGGGATTTGCATTGTCGGTATTTTTCAACGAGTTTGCAACAAAAGTTTTCGGACCAGAAACATGGATCTATACGGCATATCTTAACAAAGCGGGCGTTTATGAAATTCCATTTCAGATATGTATGGGATTAGCATTTGTGTTTACGATGATCGCTATGATTGCTGTCAGCTTATTTGGACCAAAAGTTAATCCAAAAGCTTTTGTATTGGATCGATCGATGTTTAAAGTGGAACCGTCCGTATTGGCATTAATTGTTGTGACTTTATTGTTGGTGACTGCTATCTATGTGCGTTTTTGGTAG
- a CDS encoding aldose epimerase family protein has protein sequence MNKKIIIGLLTCASLAYGCQSSSTQSKQAATLADSTSNQAFDSQIDGKEVKLFQLKNNRLAITLTNYGARLVSLKVPDKDGKLTDVILGYDSAKEYKDNYNNFYGAIVGRYGNRIGKASFKLNGEVYSLEKNDGENSLHGGTNGVYNKVWDVVGSTSTSITLAYTSPDKEAGYPGTVKMEVTYTLEDNGALAIAYQATTDKETVLNLTNHAYFNLNGAGDSSILDHELQIDAKAITEVDNTLIPTGKSLPVAGTAFDFTKPTRIGARIEDENAQLKIGKGYDHNFELNKKDGFQKIAQVYAAKTGIEMDIYTTEPGLQFYSGNFMKDSDPKGKEGKVYPFRSAFCLETQHFPDAPNHPNFASTVLKPGEKYSSKTTYQFSVK, from the coding sequence ATGAATAAGAAAATTATTATTGGTTTGTTGACTTGTGCTTCATTGGCTTATGGCTGCCAGTCTTCATCAACTCAAAGTAAACAAGCAGCGACCTTGGCTGACTCTACCTCCAACCAAGCTTTTGATAGCCAGATTGATGGTAAAGAAGTTAAACTATTCCAGCTCAAGAATAACAGACTCGCTATTACATTGACAAATTATGGCGCACGCCTGGTAAGTTTAAAAGTGCCAGATAAAGACGGTAAATTGACTGATGTGATTTTGGGCTATGATTCGGCCAAAGAATACAAGGATAACTATAATAATTTTTACGGTGCAATTGTAGGGCGTTATGGGAATCGGATTGGCAAAGCGTCATTTAAACTGAATGGAGAGGTTTATTCTTTAGAAAAGAATGATGGCGAGAATTCACTTCATGGCGGTACCAATGGCGTTTACAATAAAGTGTGGGATGTCGTCGGTAGCACTTCGACATCAATCACATTAGCCTATACCTCACCTGATAAAGAAGCTGGTTATCCGGGAACGGTCAAGATGGAGGTTACCTATACCCTGGAGGACAATGGTGCTTTGGCCATAGCCTATCAGGCGACAACAGATAAAGAGACGGTCTTAAATCTGACCAACCATGCTTATTTTAACCTCAATGGGGCCGGAGATTCTTCTATTTTGGATCATGAACTTCAAATTGATGCAAAGGCAATTACCGAAGTTGACAATACCTTGATTCCAACTGGAAAGAGTTTGCCCGTAGCGGGCACAGCATTCGATTTTACAAAACCTACACGTATTGGCGCTCGTATTGAAGATGAAAATGCACAACTGAAGATCGGAAAAGGCTATGACCATAATTTTGAACTAAACAAGAAGGATGGTTTTCAGAAGATCGCACAGGTGTATGCTGCTAAAACGGGTATTGAAATGGACATCTACACAACCGAACCTGGTTTACAGTTTTACAGTGGTAATTTTATGAAGGATTCGGACCCTAAAGGGAAAGAAGGAAAAGTGTATCCATTCCGTTCTGCTTTCTGTTTGGAGACACAACATTTTCCAGATGCACCAAATCACCCCAATTTTGCATCAACGGTGTTAAAACCTGGAGAAAAATATAGTTCAAAAACAACCTACCAATTCAGTGTGAAATAA